From Passer domesticus isolate bPasDom1 chromosome 5, bPasDom1.hap1, whole genome shotgun sequence, the proteins below share one genomic window:
- the DUSP6 gene encoding dual specificity protein phosphatase 6, with product MLDTFRPVPFASEMAISKSVAWLNEQLEMGNDRLLLMDCRPQELYESSHIESAINVAIPGIMLRRLQKGNLPLRSLVASSEEDRERFARRCGTDTVVLYDEHSRDWNENTSGESVLGLLLKRLKDEGCKAFYLEGGFSKFQAEFALHCETNLDSSCSSSSPPLPVLGLGGLRISSDSSSDIESDIDRDPNSATDSDGSPLSNNQPSFPVEILPYLYLGCAKDSTNLDVLEEFGIKYILNVTPNLPNLFENAGEFKYKQIPISDHWSQNLSQFFPEAISFIDEARGKNCGVLVHCLAGISRSVTVTVAYLMQKLNLSMNDAYDIVKMKKSNISPNFNFMGQLLDFERTLGLSSPCDNRVPNQQLYFTTPSNQNVFQVDSLQST from the exons ATGCTAGATACGTTCAGACCCGTCCCTTTCGCGTCGGAAATGGCGATTAGTAAATCCGTGGCGTGGCTGAACGAGCAGCTGGAGATGGGCAACGACCGGCTACTGCTGATGGACTGTCGGCCGCAGGAGTTGTACGAGTCGTCCCACATCGAGTCGGCCATCAATGTGGCCATCCCCGGCATCATGCTGCGGCGGCTGCAGAAGGGCAACCTGCCCCTGCGGTCCCTCGTCGCCAGCAGCGAGGAGGACCGGGAGCGCTTCGCCCGCCGGTGCGGCACCGACACCGTCGTGCTGTACGACGAGCACAGCCGCGACTGGAACGAGAACACGAGCGGCGAgtccgtgctggggctgctcctcaaGCGCCTCAAAGATGAAGGCTGCAAGGCATTTTATCTGGAAG GTGGTTTTAGCAAGTTCCAGGCCGAGTTCGCCTTGCACTGTGAAACTAACCTAGACAGTTCGTGTAGCAGCAGCTCTCCTCCTTTGCCAGTCCTGGGCTTGGGAGGCCTCCGAATCAGCTCCGATTCATCATCCGACATTGAATCTGACATTGACAGAGACCCCAATAGTGCCACCGACTCCGATGGCAGCCCTCTTTCCAACAACCAGCCTTCCTTTCCGGTGGAGATTTTACCCTACCTCTACTTAGGCTGTGCCAAGGACTCCACTAATTTGGATGTTTTAGAAGAGTTCGGCATTAAATATATCTTGAATGTTACTCCTAACCTGCCTAATCTCTTCGAAAACGCCGGTGAATTCAAGTACAAACAGATCCCGATCTCTGACCACTGGAGCCAAAATCTGTCTCAGTTCTTTCCTGAGGCCATCTCCTTTATAG ATGAAGCACGGGGGAAGAACTGCGGTGTCCTGGTGCATTGCTTAGCAGGGATCAGCCGCTCGGTCACAGTGACGGTGGCCTACCTCATGCAGAAGCTGAACTTGTCCATGAATGATGCCTATGATATTGTCAAGATGAAGAAGTCCAACATTTCACCCAACTTCAACTTCATGGGTCAGCTGCTAGACTTTGAGCGGACTCTGGGACTGAGCAGCCCCTGTGACAATCGGGTGCCGAACCAGCAGCTGTACTTCACCACCCCTTCTAACCAGAACGTCTTCCAGGTGGATTCCTTGCAGTCCACGTGA